In Ailuropoda melanoleuca isolate Jingjing chromosome 4, ASM200744v2, whole genome shotgun sequence, the following proteins share a genomic window:
- the ADAM17 gene encoding disintegrin and metalloproteinase domain-containing protein 17 isoform X3, with the protein MLVYKSEDIKNVSRLQSPQVCGYIKADNEELLPKGLVDREPPDELVRRVKRRADPNPMKNTCKLLVVADHRFYRYMGRGEESTTTNYLIELIDRVDDIYRNTSWDNAGFKGYGIQIEQIRILKSPQEVKPGERHYNMAKSYPNEEKDAWDVKMLLEQFSFDIAEEASKVCLAHLFTYQDFDMGTLGLAYVGSPRANSHGGVCPKAYYSPIGKKNIYLNSGLTSTKNYGKTILTKEADLVTTHELGHNFGAEHDPDGLAECAPNEDQGGKYVMYPIAVSGDHENNKMFSNCSKQSIYKTIESKAQECFQERSNKVCGNSRVDEGEECDPGIMYLNNDTCCSSDCMLRAGVQCSDRNSPCCKNCQFETAQKKCQEAINATCKGVSYCTGNSSECPPPGNAADDTVCLDLGKCKDGKCVPFCEREQQLESCACNETDNSCKVCCRDPSGRCVPYVDAEQKNLFLRKGKPCTVGFCDMNGKCEKRVQDVIERFWDFIDQLSINTFGKFLADNIVGSVLVFSLIFWIPFSILVHCVDKKLDKQYESLSLFHPSNVEMLSSMDSASVRIIKPFPAPQTPGRPQPLQAVPVPPPVPAAPRLEPQRMDTIQEDPSADSHVDEDGFEKDPFPNSSTAAKSFEDLTGRPVTRSEKAASFKLQRQNRVGSKETEC; encoded by the exons AGCTTGTTCGTCGGGTGAAGAGAAGAGCTGACCCTAATCCCATGAAGAACACGTGTAAATTGTTGGTGGTAGCAGATCATCGCTTTTACAGATAcatgggcagaggggaagagagtaCAACTACAAATTACTTA ATAGAGCTTATTGACCGAGTCGATGACATCTATCGGAACACTTCATGGGACAACGCAGGTTTTAAAGGTTATGGAATACAGATAGAGCAG ATCCGCATTCTCAAGTCTCCACAAGAGGTGAAACCTGGTGAAAGGCACTATAACATGGCAAAAAGTTACCCAAATGAAGAAAAGGATGCTTGGGATGTGAAGATGTTGCTGGAG caattTAGCTTTGATATAGCTGAAGAAGCATCTAAAGTCTGCCTGGCACATCTTTTCACCTATCAAGACTTTGATATGGGCACTCTTGGGTTAGCTTATGTTGGTTCTCCCAGAGCAAATAGTCATGGAGGTGTTTGCCCAAAGG CTTATTATAGTCCAATTGGAAAGAAGAATATCTATTTGAATAGTGGTTTGACGAGCAcaaaaaattatggtaaaaccATCCTTACAAAG GAAGCTGACCTGGTAACAACTCATGAATTGGGACACAATTTTGGAGCAGAACATGATCCGGATGGCCTAGCGGAATGCGCCCCAAATGAGGACCAGGGAGGAAAATACGTTATGTATCCCATCGCTGTGAGTGGAGATCATGAGAACAATAAG ATGTTTTCAAACTGCAGTAAGCAGTCCATCTATAAGACCATTGAAAGTAAGGCCCAGGAGTGTTTTCAAGAGCGAAGCAACAAGGTGTGTGGGAACTCCAGGGTGGACGAAGGAGAGGAGTGCGACCCGGGCATCATGTACCTGAACAACGACACGTGCTGTAGCAGTGACTGCATGCTCAGGGCGGGCGTGCAGTGCAG TGATAGGAACAGCCCTTGCTGTAAAAACTGTCAGTTCGAGACTGCCCAGAAGAAGTGCCAAGAGGCTATTAATGCTACTTGCAAAGGCGTGTCTTACTGCACAG GTAACAGCAGTGAGTGCCCCCCTCCTGGCAATGCTGCAGATGACACGGTGTGCTTGGATCTCGGCAAGTGTAAAGACGGGAAGTGCGTTCCCTTCTGTGAGCGGGAGCAGCAGCTGGAGTCCTGTGCGTGTAACG AAACTGACAACTCGTGCAAAGTGTGCTGCAGGGACCCCTCAGGCCGGTGTGTGCCCTACGTGGATGCGGAACAGAAGAACTTATTCTTGAGGAAAGGAAAGCCCTGTACGGTGGGCTTCTGCGACATGAAT GGCAAGTGTGAGAAGCGAGTACAGGACGTCATTGAGCGATTTTGGGACTTCATTGACCAGCTGAGCATCAATACTTTTG GGAAGTTTTTGGCAGACAACATCGTAGGTTCCGTCCTGGTTTTCTCCTTGATATTTTGGATCCCCTTCAGCATTCTTGTCCATTGCGTG GATAAGAAGCTGGATAAGCAGTAtgagtctctgtctctgttccaCCCCAGC AACGTGGAAATGCTAAGCAGCATGGACTCGGCCTCGGTTCGCATCATCAAGCCCTTTCCTGCGCCCCAGACCCCCGGGCGCCCGCAGCCCCTGCAGGCCGTGCCTGTGCCGCCGCCGGTACCCGCGGCTCCCAGACTGGAGCCCCAGCGAATGGACACGATCCAGGAGGACCCCAGCGCAGACTCGCACGTGGATGAGGACGGCTTCGAGAAGGACCCCTTCCCCAACAGCAGCACCGCCGCCAAGTCCTTTGAGGACCTCACGGGCCGTCCGGTGACGAGAAGTGAGAAGGCCGCCTCCTTCAAGCTGCAGCGTCAGAACCGCGTGGGCAGCAAGGAGACCGAGTGCTAG
- the IAH1 gene encoding isoamyl acetate-hydrolyzing esterase 1 homolog isoform X1, translating into MALCEAASGRSSLLWPRVLLFGDSITQFSFQQGGWGASLADKLVRKCDVLNRGFSGYNTRWAKIILPRLISKGNSPDSPVAVTIFFGANDSALKALEGRPSCPHLTSDGMEAQPGPACSPGRWLRDTWLLLSTAQARGHRADKAPGPEPQSAAWRAGPAAPCPRFYENPKQHVPLAEYAENLSSMVRYLRSAGVPGSRLVLIAPPPLCEDAWEQECRLQGSKLNRLNSVVGEYAGACVQVARDCGIDVLDLWTLMQEDTQDFSAYLSDGLHLSPKGNEFLFSHLWPLIEKKVSSLPLLLPYWRDVAEAKPELSLLGDGDH; encoded by the exons ttttctttccagCAGGGTGGCTGGGGAGCATCACTGGCTGACAAGCTGGTCAG aaaatgtGATGTTCTGAATCGTGGATTTTCAGGTTACAATACCAGATGGGCCAAAATCATCCTTCCAAGATTaatcagcaaagggaacagtCCGGACAGCCCAGTAGCAGTTACAATTTTCTTTGGTGCCAATGACAGTGCGCTGAAAG CCCTGGAAGGGAGACCCAGCTGTCCTCATCTTACCAGCGATGGGATGGAAGCACAGCCAGGTCCAGCATGTAGCCCAGGGCGCTGGCTCCGAGACACGTGGCTGCTTCTGTCCACAGCCCAGGCGCGTGGCCACCGTGCTGACAAGGCCCCGGGTCCAGAGCCTCAGAGCGCAGCGTGGAGAGCCGGTCCCGCAGCCCCTTGTCCTCGTTTCT ACGAGAACCCCAAGCAGCACGTCCCGCTGGCAGAGTACGCGGAGAACCTGAGCAGCATGGTGCGGTACCTGCGCTCTGCGGGCGTGCCCGGGTCGCGCCTGGTTCTCATCGCGCCGCCGCCGCTCTGCGAGGACGCCTGGGAGCAGGAGTGCCGGCTGCAGG GCAGCAAATTAAATCGTCTGAACTCGGTTGTTGGTGAATACGCAGGTGCCTGCGTACAGGTAGCCCGAGACTGTGGGATCGACGTGCTCGACCTGTGGACCCTGATGCAGGAGGACACTCAG GATTTCTCAGCCTATCTGTCGGATGGACTGCACTTGTCACCAAAGGGAAATGAGTTTCTGTTCTCCCACCTCTGGCCTCTGATAGAGAAGAAAGTCTCCTCCTTGCCTTTGCTGCTCCCATACTGGCGAGACGTAGCAGAAGCCAAACCGGAACTAAGTCTTCTGGGAGATGGGGACCATTAG
- the IAH1 gene encoding isoamyl acetate-hydrolyzing esterase 1 homolog isoform X3, translating to MALCEAASGRSSLLWPRVLLFGDSITQFSFQQGGWGASLADKLVRKCDVLNRGFSGYNTRWAKIILPRLISKGNSPDSPVAVTIFFGANDSALKAQARGHRADKAPGPEPQSAAWRAGPAAPCPRFYENPKQHVPLAEYAENLSSMVRYLRSAGVPGSRLVLIAPPPLCEDAWEQECRLQGSKLNRLNSVVGEYAGACVQVARDCGIDVLDLWTLMQEDTQDFSAYLSDGLHLSPKGNEFLFSHLWPLIEKKVSSLPLLLPYWRDVAEAKPELSLLGDGDH from the exons ttttctttccagCAGGGTGGCTGGGGAGCATCACTGGCTGACAAGCTGGTCAG aaaatgtGATGTTCTGAATCGTGGATTTTCAGGTTACAATACCAGATGGGCCAAAATCATCCTTCCAAGATTaatcagcaaagggaacagtCCGGACAGCCCAGTAGCAGTTACAATTTTCTTTGGTGCCAATGACAGTGCGCTGAAAG CCCAGGCGCGTGGCCACCGTGCTGACAAGGCCCCGGGTCCAGAGCCTCAGAGCGCAGCGTGGAGAGCCGGTCCCGCAGCCCCTTGTCCTCGTTTCT ACGAGAACCCCAAGCAGCACGTCCCGCTGGCAGAGTACGCGGAGAACCTGAGCAGCATGGTGCGGTACCTGCGCTCTGCGGGCGTGCCCGGGTCGCGCCTGGTTCTCATCGCGCCGCCGCCGCTCTGCGAGGACGCCTGGGAGCAGGAGTGCCGGCTGCAGG GCAGCAAATTAAATCGTCTGAACTCGGTTGTTGGTGAATACGCAGGTGCCTGCGTACAGGTAGCCCGAGACTGTGGGATCGACGTGCTCGACCTGTGGACCCTGATGCAGGAGGACACTCAG GATTTCTCAGCCTATCTGTCGGATGGACTGCACTTGTCACCAAAGGGAAATGAGTTTCTGTTCTCCCACCTCTGGCCTCTGATAGAGAAGAAAGTCTCCTCCTTGCCTTTGCTGCTCCCATACTGGCGAGACGTAGCAGAAGCCAAACCGGAACTAAGTCTTCTGGGAGATGGGGACCATTAG
- the IAH1 gene encoding isoamyl acetate-hydrolyzing esterase 1 homolog isoform X2, with product MVRYLRSAGVPGSRLVLIAPPPLCEDAWEQECRLQGSKLNRLNSVVGEYAGACVQVARDCGIDVLDLWTLMQEDTQDFSAYLSDGLHLSPKGNEFLFSHLWPLIEKKVSSLPLLLPYWRDVAEAKPELSLLGDGDH from the exons ATGGTGCGGTACCTGCGCTCTGCGGGCGTGCCCGGGTCGCGCCTGGTTCTCATCGCGCCGCCGCCGCTCTGCGAGGACGCCTGGGAGCAGGAGTGCCGGCTGCAGG GCAGCAAATTAAATCGTCTGAACTCGGTTGTTGGTGAATACGCAGGTGCCTGCGTACAGGTAGCCCGAGACTGTGGGATCGACGTGCTCGACCTGTGGACCCTGATGCAGGAGGACACTCAG GATTTCTCAGCCTATCTGTCGGATGGACTGCACTTGTCACCAAAGGGAAATGAGTTTCTGTTCTCCCACCTCTGGCCTCTGATAGAGAAGAAAGTCTCCTCCTTGCCTTTGCTGCTCCCATACTGGCGAGACGTAGCAGAAGCCAAACCGGAACTAAGTCTTCTGGGAGATGGGGACCATTAG